A portion of the Paenibacillus marchantiae genome contains these proteins:
- a CDS encoding ribbon-helix-helix domain-containing protein: MDKDQRTQFNRMVERSMEQASRNLSGTKGVVSVRLSQEEIDIIDQLVFLELAKNRSDATAMLIREGIRTHQSLLNEIQEYTAELERVKAKIQQSIRNSGLLTRLQSETGSEIEVKGERVNETDEK, encoded by the coding sequence TTGGATAAAGACCAGCGGACTCAATTTAATCGAATGGTGGAACGGTCCATGGAGCAAGCCAGCAGAAACCTATCGGGAACCAAGGGGGTTGTCTCCGTAAGATTAAGTCAGGAAGAGATTGATATTATTGATCAGCTTGTATTTCTTGAACTGGCCAAGAACCGATCTGATGCAACGGCGATGTTAATCAGGGAAGGGATTCGGACTCATCAATCGTTATTGAACGAGATTCAGGAGTATACGGCAGAGCTTGAGCGGGTAAAGGCCAAAATACAACAGTCCATTCGCAATTCAGGTTTGTTGACACGTCTGCAAAGTGAAACTGGAAGTGAGATCGAAGTGAAAGGAGAGAGAGTGAATGAAACAGACGAAAAATGA
- a CDS encoding YezD family protein encodes MAKPLKVDEVWMDRIAGQLNDMEFGSLHIVVHEGQIVQMERTERKRFENTPSGSASKSGSTARSSSPRSLRSSNASAKG; translated from the coding sequence ATGGCTAAGCCGTTAAAAGTGGATGAGGTATGGATGGATCGAATTGCCGGACAACTGAATGACATGGAGTTTGGCTCATTACACATCGTTGTACACGAAGGCCAGATTGTGCAGATGGAGCGCACCGAACGCAAGCGTTTTGAAAATACGCCCTCCGGCAGCGCCTCCAAATCCGGCAGCACTGCACGAAGCAGCTCACCCCGTTCATTGCGCTCATCGAATGCAAGCGCGAAGGGATAG
- a CDS encoding GNAT family N-acetyltransferase produces MDQINIEHTPPSTAEYLALRKSAGLSAMSKEGAEIGLPNSLFAVCLREENEIVGMGRVIGDGGCFFQVVDIAVRPDQQGRGYGKLIMSEIMNYLREHVPARGLVSLLADVPADRLYAQFGFTYTSPKSEGMWWRQGE; encoded by the coding sequence ATGGACCAGATCAACATTGAACACACACCGCCCTCAACAGCAGAATACCTTGCGTTACGGAAAAGCGCAGGTCTTAGTGCGATGAGCAAGGAGGGGGCGGAGATTGGGCTGCCCAATAGTCTTTTTGCCGTATGTCTGCGTGAAGAAAATGAAATCGTAGGCATGGGCCGGGTCATCGGGGACGGAGGTTGCTTCTTTCAGGTGGTGGATATCGCCGTGCGCCCGGATCAGCAGGGAAGAGGATATGGCAAATTGATTATGAGCGAGATCATGAATTATTTGCGCGAACATGTGCCTGCTCGTGGCTTGGTTAGCCTGCTGGCTGACGTTCCTGCCGATCGTCTGTACGCTCAATTCGGCTTCACCTACACCAGTCCGAAATCGGAAGGCATGTGGTGGAGACAAGGGGAATAG